From the genome of Methanomassiliicoccales archaeon, one region includes:
- a CDS encoding ribose-phosphate diphosphokinase, with amino-acid sequence MIVLCGSASKSLARDLAQQTGAEIVEASVKRFPDGEAYVRIERESLSGEVVIVQNSYPDSHLIELLLLQDAVRGLGADKITTVVPYFGYARQDRRFNPGEALSAKVMVEALATEADRLFSIDLHKPEILQWFDRAGAKNISAAPAIGEFFLNHEIDLVLAPDEGAEERAREVANVLGCDHDHLTKTRLSGTEVRISPSQIDARGKDVLIVDDIISTGGTIIAASNELKRLGAKRVTAACTHGLFVSGALDKLRNACDRVVCTNTLENEVSAISVAKEVAKAI; translated from the coding sequence ATGATCGTTCTCTGCGGCTCCGCCTCGAAATCGCTCGCTCGGGATTTGGCCCAGCAGACTGGGGCGGAGATCGTAGAGGCCTCGGTGAAGCGATTCCCGGATGGCGAGGCCTATGTGCGCATCGAACGCGAAAGCCTTAGCGGCGAGGTGGTCATCGTCCAGAACTCCTATCCGGACAGCCACCTCATCGAGCTTCTGCTGTTGCAGGATGCGGTCCGAGGCCTGGGCGCAGACAAGATCACCACAGTCGTCCCGTATTTCGGCTATGCCCGGCAGGACAGGCGCTTCAATCCCGGTGAAGCGCTCAGCGCCAAAGTGATGGTAGAGGCCCTTGCGACCGAGGCCGACAGGCTTTTCAGCATCGATCTGCACAAGCCAGAGATACTCCAATGGTTCGACCGGGCCGGGGCCAAGAACATCTCTGCCGCTCCGGCCATAGGCGAGTTCTTTCTGAACCATGAGATCGATTTGGTGCTTGCGCCCGACGAGGGAGCTGAGGAGAGAGCGAGAGAGGTTGCCAACGTCCTTGGATGCGATCACGATCATCTGACCAAGACCAGGTTGAGCGGCACGGAGGTGCGCATCTCGCCCAGCCAGATCGATGCCCGAGGCAAGGACGTGCTCATCGTGGACGACATCATCTCCACCGGAGGCACGATCATCGCGGCCAGCAACGAGCTGAAGAGATTGGGCGCCAAGAGAGTGACCGCGGCCTGCACTCACGGGCTCTTCGTCTCTGGCGCCCTGGACAAGCTGCGCAATGCCTGCGACAGAGTGGTGTGCACGAACACGTTGGAGAACGAGGTCTCGGCCATCTCAGTGGCAAAAGAAGTGGCCAAGGCGATCTAG
- a CDS encoding ATP-binding protein: protein MQTDSTVEAPVSTSDQKEHHSEAPPAPKHPAKDGLNAVGIIFGTVGTAEFHFRVFGDIETMEYVQVEHQHEGWVLGRVTAMERKTDLSLERAKKLQDGEEILIDEIVIAKVDVVGFRDDRGLLQVPRTPFRAGDHVYKATGNLIKDVIGLRENTDTGAYLGLLFGHDIRVEVDINAMVQKHVSILAKTGGGKSFLCGDLIEELMKHEVTTMVFDPHGEYGAMREKGTLAKSQRNFGVSTRGYSDQIMEFATDTTINPKAKPLKFTLSNLDARDVLSLTSIKNGKAYLTSLRKAIESVKAAKKEYSLKDLINVLEADEEGENATLINELEYLNEVNLFASQGTKIDDLIVKGKTTIINFKGTPPDIQEIIVNRIASACFELRKLGKTPPMMMVVEEAHNYCPQQGVVASSKIFRTIASEGRKFGLGLTIISQRAAKIDKNVLSQCNTQIILKVTNPNDLKAISASLEGISAGMEDEIQRLPIGVALIMGANIQMPLFVEVRPRESKHGGESVEVVPSRRV from the coding sequence ATGCAGACCGATTCTACCGTGGAGGCTCCAGTCAGCACGAGCGATCAGAAGGAGCACCACTCCGAGGCCCCGCCCGCTCCGAAGCACCCTGCCAAAGACGGATTGAACGCCGTGGGCATCATTTTTGGGACCGTTGGCACTGCGGAATTCCACTTCCGCGTCTTCGGCGACATCGAGACCATGGAATACGTGCAGGTGGAGCACCAGCACGAGGGCTGGGTGCTTGGTCGCGTCACGGCCATGGAGCGCAAGACCGATCTCTCCCTGGAAAGGGCCAAGAAGCTCCAGGACGGAGAAGAGATACTGATCGACGAGATAGTCATCGCCAAGGTGGACGTGGTTGGCTTCCGGGATGACCGGGGTTTGCTGCAAGTGCCCCGCACTCCTTTCCGTGCTGGGGACCACGTCTACAAGGCGACGGGCAACCTGATTAAGGACGTCATCGGACTGCGCGAGAACACCGACACTGGTGCGTACCTGGGGCTGCTCTTCGGCCACGACATCCGAGTGGAGGTGGACATCAACGCCATGGTGCAGAAGCACGTCTCCATCCTCGCCAAGACCGGCGGAGGCAAGAGCTTTCTGTGCGGCGACCTCATCGAGGAGCTGATGAAGCACGAGGTCACCACCATGGTCTTCGATCCTCACGGAGAATATGGAGCGATGCGCGAGAAAGGCACTTTGGCCAAGAGCCAGCGCAATTTCGGGGTGTCCACGCGCGGCTATTCGGACCAGATCATGGAGTTCGCCACCGACACCACCATAAATCCCAAGGCCAAACCCCTCAAGTTCACCCTCTCGAATCTCGATGCTCGAGACGTGCTGTCGCTCACCAGCATCAAGAACGGCAAGGCCTACTTGACCTCCCTGAGGAAGGCCATCGAGTCCGTCAAGGCGGCCAAGAAGGAGTACTCGCTCAAGGACCTGATCAACGTTCTGGAGGCGGACGAGGAAGGGGAGAACGCCACCCTCATCAATGAGCTGGAGTACCTCAACGAGGTCAACCTCTTCGCTTCGCAAGGTACGAAGATCGACGACCTCATCGTCAAGGGCAAGACGACCATCATCAACTTCAAGGGCACCCCGCCTGACATCCAGGAGATAATCGTCAATCGAATCGCTTCGGCCTGTTTCGAGCTGCGCAAGCTGGGTAAGACCCCACCTATGATGATGGTGGTGGAGGAGGCGCACAACTACTGTCCGCAGCAAGGGGTGGTAGCATCCTCCAAGATATTCCGCACCATCGCCTCCGAGGGACGCAAGTTCGGCCTCGGACTGACGATCATATCGCAGCGCGCGGCCAAGATTGACAAGAACGTGCTCTCGCAGTGCAACACCCAGATAATCCTCAAGGTCACCAACCCCAATGACCTGAAGGCCATCTCCGCCTCTCTGGAAGGCATTTCCGCCGGCATGGAGGACGAGATCCAGCGCCTGCCCATCGGCGTGGCCCTCATCATGGGCGCGAACATCCAGATGCCGCTGTTCGTGGAAGTGCGTCCGCGGGAGAGCAAGCACGGCGGCGAGAGCGTGGAGGTCGTGCCCTCCAGAAGGGTATGA
- a CDS encoding DUF357 domain-containing protein, with product MQDRITEEKLSKYLDTTKRALDKLKIAAPSRSFGKKMADSFLEMANAYYSDALHFKEKGDYVNAFACVNYAHAWLDAGARIGLFEVGEDDRLFTLYE from the coding sequence ATGCAGGACCGCATCACCGAGGAGAAGCTCTCCAAGTATCTGGACACGACCAAACGAGCGCTTGACAAGCTGAAGATAGCCGCTCCTTCCCGCTCCTTCGGCAAGAAGATGGCGGATTCCTTCCTGGAGATGGCGAACGCCTATTACTCCGACGCATTGCATTTCAAGGAGAAGGGCGACTACGTGAACGCCTTCGCCTGCGTGAACTACGCACATGCCTGGCTGGATGCCGGGGCGCGCATCGGCCTTTTCGAGGTGGGCGAGGACGACCGCCTTTTCACTCTGTACGAGTGA
- a CDS encoding pantoate kinase, with translation MRKTSFCPGHITGFFQIREHKDALRSGSRGAGLCVGLGTHCTLQAEEGEGKKTVRFAGVEMDAPVTMDAVSYILGQRKLDVVVDLVHDLPIGQGFGMSAAGALSAAHALSEIIGLPFSEAIRAAHKSELRHRTGLGDVAALSRGGITFRRKEGVPPFGQVDRINAEPELVLCVVGDPISTAEVLSDPRKRERLNKVGNECVEKMSAAPTLNNLMRLSRDFMKRSELAPPRVEEAVQAAEKHGQASMVMLGSSVFAVGDVERLEEALRPFGTVYRTKVDWRGPRIIESPR, from the coding sequence ATGAGAAAGACATCATTCTGTCCCGGTCACATCACCGGTTTCTTCCAGATCCGCGAACATAAAGACGCCCTCCGCAGCGGTTCGAGGGGGGCGGGGTTGTGTGTTGGATTAGGGACGCATTGCACCCTCCAGGCGGAGGAGGGAGAAGGGAAGAAGACCGTTCGATTCGCCGGCGTGGAAATGGACGCCCCGGTCACTATGGACGCCGTCTCTTACATCCTGGGCCAGAGAAAACTGGACGTAGTGGTGGACCTGGTCCACGACCTGCCCATCGGCCAGGGATTCGGTATGAGCGCGGCCGGCGCCCTATCTGCGGCACACGCTCTCTCCGAGATCATTGGCCTACCGTTCAGCGAGGCCATCCGGGCGGCGCACAAGTCGGAGCTTAGGCACCGCACTGGGTTGGGGGACGTGGCCGCTCTGTCCCGCGGGGGAATCACTTTCCGTAGGAAGGAAGGAGTGCCGCCGTTCGGACAGGTGGACCGCATCAACGCCGAACCGGAACTCGTCCTGTGCGTGGTCGGCGATCCCATATCCACGGCCGAGGTGCTCTCCGACCCGAGGAAAAGGGAGAGGCTGAACAAGGTAGGGAATGAGTGCGTGGAGAAGATGTCCGCCGCTCCCACCTTGAACAACCTCATGCGCCTCTCCCGGGACTTCATGAAGCGCTCGGAACTGGCCCCACCAAGAGTGGAAGAGGCGGTGCAGGCGGCGGAGAAGCACGGGCAGGCGAGCATGGTCATGCTGGGCAGCTCGGTCTTTGCCGTGGGGGACGTGGAACGGTTGGAGGAGGCGCTGAGGCCGTTCGGCACCGTCTACCGCACGAAGGTCGACTGGCGCGGACCGAGGATCATCGAATCACCTCGCTGA
- the coaBC gene encoding bifunctional phosphopantothenoylcysteine decarboxylase/phosphopantothenate--cysteine ligase CoaBC — MHPTDGLRGTKSKKLEGRRIVLGVTGSIAAVECFELARDLIRHGAQVHAVLSQEALNLITPWSMEFATGNDVIDVIDGRVQHVSLLGNSPDKADLYLIAPCTANTISKIACGIDDTPVTTMATTALGSGTPVLIAPAMHLAMFQNPIIRKNVRLLQEVGVQFIGPRIENKKSKIATNEELVEAVIRTLGKKDMTGKSVLVIGGSSEEAIDEMRIITNKGSGETAIEIATAAFERGAEVELWMGRASVGMPSFIETKRFVSVADLTQMIKKADQDIVIMPAALSDFAPARSKGKIPSDEKDVVLRLCSLPKVLDTLRSRAKVLVGFKAEHGIPEKELKAKARKRLKEASLDLIVANDLRDVSAGKTKAFILRSDGEERKVDGSKSALAEAIMDEIISF; from the coding sequence ATGCACCCGACGGACGGCCTTCGGGGTACGAAGAGCAAGAAGCTCGAGGGGCGACGCATCGTCCTCGGGGTTACGGGCAGCATCGCCGCTGTGGAATGCTTTGAGCTTGCCCGGGACCTCATACGCCATGGAGCGCAGGTGCACGCCGTTCTCAGCCAGGAAGCGCTCAACCTCATCACCCCCTGGTCCATGGAGTTCGCCACCGGGAACGATGTCATCGATGTGATCGATGGACGCGTGCAGCACGTCTCTCTCCTTGGCAACTCTCCCGACAAAGCGGACCTGTACCTCATCGCGCCTTGCACCGCCAACACCATCTCCAAGATCGCCTGTGGCATCGACGATACCCCGGTGACCACCATGGCCACGACCGCTTTGGGTTCGGGGACGCCCGTCCTCATCGCCCCGGCCATGCACCTGGCCATGTTCCAGAACCCCATCATCCGGAAGAACGTCCGCTTGCTTCAGGAGGTGGGAGTGCAATTCATCGGTCCGCGCATCGAGAACAAGAAGTCGAAGATCGCCACCAACGAGGAACTCGTGGAGGCGGTGATCCGAACCCTGGGAAAGAAAGACATGACGGGAAAGAGTGTACTGGTCATCGGCGGCTCCTCGGAGGAGGCGATCGATGAGATGCGGATCATCACCAACAAGGGTTCAGGGGAGACGGCCATCGAGATCGCCACCGCCGCCTTCGAACGGGGGGCGGAGGTGGAGCTGTGGATGGGGCGTGCCTCCGTTGGCATGCCTTCGTTCATCGAGACGAAGCGCTTCGTGAGCGTGGCTGACCTTACCCAGATGATCAAGAAGGCGGACCAAGACATCGTCATCATGCCTGCCGCGCTCTCGGATTTCGCACCGGCGAGATCGAAAGGCAAGATCCCGTCCGATGAGAAGGATGTCGTCCTGAGGCTGTGCTCCCTGCCCAAGGTGCTCGACACCCTGCGCTCGAGAGCGAAAGTTCTAGTGGGCTTCAAGGCGGAACACGGCATCCCCGAGAAGGAACTGAAGGCGAAGGCTAGGAAGAGGCTGAAGGAGGCTTCGCTGGACCTCATCGTGGCCAACGACCTCCGAGATGTCTCGGCGGGCAAGACCAAGGCGTTCATCCTCCGCTCCGACGGGGAAGAAAGGAAAGTGGACGGGAGCAAGTCCGCACTGGCCGAGGCCATCATGGACGAGATCATTTCATTCTGA
- the tmk gene encoding dTMP kinase has translation MTALAQDEEDSLAATEPASVATKGLFVVFEGVDGTGKSTVSRMVHSELLRELPGRVILTAEPSDSWLGDCVRRANAEDVGTFAEALLFMVDRAEHTRQIASWLEQGNVVICDRYYASTLAYQGALLKEAMGAKKAVEWLKEVNRPIIIQPDLTILLTMKVSAALERLKSRKGKTKFESMEYLQDVDLIYRSLAMEDVSLHTLDASRSAGQVTQDALRLIRNKL, from the coding sequence ATGACCGCCTTGGCGCAGGATGAGGAGGATTCCCTCGCGGCCACCGAGCCCGCTTCCGTGGCGACGAAGGGCCTGTTCGTGGTCTTCGAGGGAGTGGACGGAACGGGCAAGAGCACCGTCTCCCGCATGGTGCACTCCGAGCTCTTGCGGGAACTACCAGGAAGGGTTATTCTCACCGCCGAACCGAGCGATTCCTGGCTGGGGGATTGCGTGCGCCGGGCCAATGCTGAGGACGTCGGCACTTTCGCCGAAGCCCTTCTTTTCATGGTTGACCGGGCCGAGCATACACGCCAGATCGCGTCGTGGTTGGAACAGGGGAACGTGGTCATCTGCGATCGTTACTACGCATCCACCTTGGCCTACCAGGGAGCACTGCTCAAGGAGGCTATGGGCGCCAAAAAGGCGGTGGAATGGCTCAAAGAGGTCAATCGCCCCATCATCATCCAGCCCGATCTGACCATTCTTCTGACGATGAAGGTCAGCGCCGCCCTGGAACGCCTGAAGAGCCGAAAAGGCAAGACGAAATTCGAGTCGATGGAGTATCTGCAGGACGTCGACCTGATCTACCGTAGCCTGGCCATGGAAGATGTCTCCCTCCATACCCTCGATGCCTCCCGGTCGGCGGGGCAGGTGACCCAGGACGCCCTGCGACTGATTCGCAACAAGCTTTAA
- the ala gene encoding alanine dehydrogenase, whose translation MAERQVKVKTLILTGTQVKKLLDMKEVLGAVEDAFRYKGLGQVQMPPKTYLFFKEQDGDLRTMPSYVEDAGVAAVKIVNVHPQNAKYGLRTVMGTLLLVDPRTGEPMAFMDATHITAMRTGAAGAIASKYLARSNPKVIGVIGAGNQARTQVLGLVTLYGGLDELRVYDLQVGRSKALVKELQEEYRWEISNIKVAESPEDCVRGADIITTVTPSRTPIVKDEWVSPGMHFNCIGADAPGKQEMDPRILKRSYLVIDDWEQASHSGEINVPLSKGELTRTDVDAEIGAVVAGLSPKRTSDDQVTVFCSTGLAVQDCLTAKLVYEAACRLGVGRHLNIID comes from the coding sequence ATGGCGGAACGGCAGGTGAAGGTCAAGACCCTCATCCTAACGGGGACGCAGGTGAAGAAACTCCTGGATATGAAGGAGGTGCTAGGAGCGGTCGAGGATGCCTTCAGGTACAAAGGCCTGGGCCAGGTGCAGATGCCTCCGAAGACCTATCTCTTTTTCAAGGAGCAGGACGGCGACCTGCGGACCATGCCCTCCTACGTGGAGGACGCGGGCGTGGCCGCGGTCAAGATCGTGAATGTGCATCCGCAGAACGCCAAGTACGGGTTGAGAACGGTCATGGGGACATTGCTCCTGGTCGATCCACGGACCGGGGAACCGATGGCCTTCATGGACGCCACACACATCACCGCCATGCGCACCGGAGCGGCCGGCGCGATCGCATCTAAGTACCTTGCCCGGTCGAACCCCAAGGTGATTGGGGTCATAGGCGCGGGTAATCAGGCCCGGACGCAGGTGCTCGGACTCGTCACCCTTTACGGCGGGCTGGACGAGCTGAGGGTCTACGACCTGCAGGTGGGAAGGAGCAAGGCGTTGGTCAAAGAACTGCAAGAAGAGTACCGCTGGGAGATAAGCAATATCAAGGTGGCGGAGAGCCCGGAGGACTGCGTCCGCGGCGCCGACATCATCACCACGGTCACTCCCTCACGAACGCCGATAGTCAAGGATGAATGGGTCTCGCCCGGGATGCATTTCAACTGCATCGGCGCGGACGCCCCGGGCAAGCAGGAGATGGACCCGAGGATACTGAAGCGGTCCTACCTGGTCATCGATGATTGGGAGCAGGCCAGCCATTCGGGGGAGATCAACGTGCCTCTGAGCAAGGGCGAGCTCACGCGGACGGACGTGGACGCGGAGATCGGCGCGGTCGTGGCTGGTCTTAGCCCAAAGAGAACGAGCGATGATCAGGTGACGGTGTTCTGCTCCACCGGGCTGGCGGTGCAGGATTGCTTGACGGCGAAGCTGGTCTACGAAGCGGCGTGTCGACTGGGCGTGGGGCGGCACCTGAACATCATAGACTGA
- the gcvPB gene encoding aminomethyl-transferring glycine dehydrogenase subunit GcvPB, translating to MYRQARYERRLIMEKDGRTDFDLPFDDEGRGLEDYAPSELIRSELDLPSLPEREVVKHYINLSQMTFGIDNGMYPLGSCTMKFNPKYADVLASLSTVQNIHPYQDEETVQGALQLMYELERALCEISGMDAITLQPAAGAHGEFTGMLLTKAYHAKSGEQRTEVVVPDSAHGTNPASAAMAGFEVIEIPSSDEGRVGVEALKAAVSEKTAAFMITNPNTLGIFESDIREIARIVHEAGALLYYDGANLNAVMGRTTPGIMDFDIVHFNLHKTFATPHGGGGPGAGPVGVRERLLPFLPVPRIVKKDGKFHLDYDQPDSIGKVRAFYGNFAVLVRAYSYILRKGGDGLRAASDGAVLNSNYLKHELKDVYPLPYGDLRKHEFVVSAKKLKEEKGIRAFDVAKRLLDFGYHAPTVYFPGLVEEALMIEPTETETKESLDEFAAVMRRIALEDDPQTVREAPHNAAVKRVDEVYAAKEAILSWRAYRKKMAKEKTETL from the coding sequence ATGTACCGCCAAGCTCGCTATGAGCGTCGCCTCATCATGGAGAAGGACGGACGGACCGACTTCGACCTGCCGTTCGATGATGAGGGGAGGGGGCTGGAGGACTACGCCCCCAGCGAGCTGATCCGTTCGGAGCTCGACCTGCCCTCCCTCCCAGAGAGGGAAGTCGTCAAACACTACATCAACTTGAGCCAGATGACCTTCGGCATCGACAACGGGATGTATCCGCTGGGCTCGTGCACCATGAAATTCAATCCCAAATACGCGGACGTACTCGCTTCCCTATCGACGGTGCAGAACATCCACCCCTATCAGGACGAGGAGACGGTGCAAGGGGCGCTGCAGCTCATGTACGAGCTGGAGAGGGCGTTGTGCGAGATCTCGGGCATGGACGCCATCACCCTTCAACCGGCGGCCGGGGCACATGGCGAGTTCACTGGCATGCTTCTGACCAAGGCCTATCATGCCAAATCTGGCGAGCAGCGCACCGAGGTGGTGGTCCCGGACTCCGCCCACGGCACCAACCCCGCATCCGCCGCCATGGCCGGCTTCGAGGTCATAGAGATCCCTTCGTCGGACGAGGGCCGGGTGGGCGTGGAAGCGCTCAAGGCCGCGGTCTCGGAGAAGACCGCCGCGTTCATGATCACCAACCCTAACACGCTGGGCATCTTCGAATCCGATATCCGGGAGATCGCCCGCATCGTGCACGAGGCCGGGGCGCTCCTCTACTACGACGGCGCCAACCTGAACGCGGTCATGGGACGTACCACCCCGGGGATAATGGATTTCGATATCGTGCACTTCAATCTGCACAAGACCTTCGCCACCCCTCACGGGGGCGGCGGACCGGGAGCCGGGCCAGTGGGGGTGAGAGAGCGATTGCTGCCCTTCCTGCCCGTTCCGCGCATCGTAAAGAAGGATGGCAAGTTCCACCTTGACTACGACCAGCCGGATTCCATCGGCAAGGTCAGGGCGTTCTACGGCAACTTCGCCGTGCTGGTCCGGGCCTACTCCTACATCTTGAGGAAGGGCGGGGACGGATTGCGGGCCGCCTCCGACGGGGCGGTGCTCAACTCCAACTACCTCAAGCACGAGCTGAAGGACGTCTATCCGTTGCCTTACGGCGATCTGCGCAAGCACGAGTTCGTGGTGAGCGCCAAGAAGCTCAAAGAGGAGAAAGGGATCAGGGCCTTCGACGTGGCCAAACGCCTGCTGGATTTCGGATATCATGCTCCGACCGTGTACTTCCCTGGCCTGGTGGAGGAAGCGCTGATGATCGAGCCCACGGAAACGGAGACGAAGGAATCGCTGGACGAGTTCGCCGCGGTCATGAGGAGGATCGCCCTCGAGGACGACCCGCAGACGGTCCGGGAAGCACCGCACAACGCCGCCGTCAAACGAGTGGACGAGGTGTATGCAGCCAAAGAAGCCATCCTCAGTTGGCGCGCCTACAGGAAGAAGATGGCAAAGGAAAAAACCGAGACCCTCTGA
- the gcvPA gene encoding aminomethyl-transferring glycine dehydrogenase subunit GcvPA → MRHQEEMLAELGMRSLDQLFEDIPEDVRTKGLRLPKGISEMEVLREVRQTLSKNLTADDHPCFLGAGVYHHFIPSAVRTILSRSEFLTSYTPYQAEVSQGMLQALFEYQSYMAELTGLDAVNSSNYDASTALGEAATMCTRLNEKRRFLIPEALSWEKKSVLKNYAWGPKIEVVEYSYDPYTGELDLEDLRSKVDAETSGVYVEVPNFFGVLDSHAHLLKEQFPEVALVVGVNPISLGALKAPGDYGADIVIGEGQPLGIPMNFGGPLLGIFACRQEHVRKMPGRVIGMTRDAEGERAFCMTLQTREQHIRRSKATSNICTNEALMAVAASAYLSVLGKEGLLSLAKVNMVRARKLADMIGEIDGFESPFFDAYHFNEFVVRTPVRPEKLNKLLLKKGIIGGLPLVEHIPRLNEHMLLCSTEMHSDEDHSGLIAALKDVV, encoded by the coding sequence ATGAGGCACCAGGAAGAGATGTTGGCAGAGCTCGGCATGCGGAGCTTGGACCAGCTGTTCGAGGACATCCCCGAGGATGTGCGCACGAAAGGCCTGCGCTTGCCGAAGGGGATATCGGAGATGGAGGTGCTGCGCGAGGTCCGCCAGACCCTCTCCAAGAATCTCACCGCCGACGATCATCCTTGCTTCCTGGGAGCAGGCGTCTACCATCATTTCATACCCTCTGCCGTCCGAACCATCCTCTCCCGCTCCGAGTTCCTGACCTCATACACCCCATATCAAGCGGAGGTGAGCCAGGGCATGCTGCAGGCCCTATTCGAATACCAGAGCTACATGGCGGAGCTCACCGGGCTGGATGCCGTTAATTCCTCCAATTACGACGCCTCCACCGCCCTGGGCGAAGCGGCCACCATGTGCACGCGTCTCAACGAGAAGCGCCGGTTCCTCATTCCCGAGGCGCTCAGCTGGGAGAAGAAGAGCGTGCTCAAGAACTACGCCTGGGGGCCGAAGATCGAAGTGGTGGAATATTCCTACGACCCCTACACGGGCGAGCTGGACCTGGAGGACCTGCGATCGAAGGTGGACGCCGAGACCTCTGGTGTCTACGTGGAAGTACCGAACTTCTTCGGGGTCCTTGATTCCCATGCTCACCTGTTGAAGGAGCAGTTCCCGGAGGTGGCGCTGGTGGTGGGCGTGAACCCGATCTCGCTTGGGGCGCTCAAGGCCCCTGGCGACTACGGCGCGGACATAGTCATCGGTGAAGGCCAGCCATTGGGCATCCCCATGAACTTCGGAGGTCCGCTGCTAGGCATCTTCGCCTGCCGACAGGAGCATGTGCGCAAGATGCCTGGACGGGTGATCGGAATGACGCGAGATGCAGAGGGGGAAAGGGCTTTCTGCATGACGCTGCAGACCCGGGAGCAGCACATAAGGCGCTCCAAGGCCACCTCCAACATCTGCACCAATGAAGCTCTGATGGCCGTGGCCGCCTCCGCCTACCTGAGCGTGCTGGGGAAGGAAGGGCTGCTATCGTTGGCCAAGGTGAACATGGTCAGGGCCCGGAAGCTAGCGGACATGATCGGAGAGATCGACGGGTTCGAATCGCCCTTCTTCGACGCTTACCATTTCAACGAGTTCGTCGTCCGCACTCCCGTCAGACCAGAGAAGCTGAACAAGCTGCTGCTGAAGAAAGGCATCATCGGCGGATTGCCTTTGGTCGAGCACATCCCTAGGCTGAACGAGCACATGCTGCTCTGCTCCACAGAGATGCACTCGGACGAAGACCATTCCGGGCTGATCGCCGCCCTGAAGGACGTGGTCTGA
- a CDS encoding Toprim subdomain protein produces MLDPEETLKELMKILEELSSRAPEQVILIEGQKDRAALSLLGVGGEVWQVHGPNSIFSLAERLATERKSAVILTDWDRKGGQLARLLRSALVANGVRYDDNVRRRLVRLVKMEIKDIESLPAFFSRLVSLSNAPGL; encoded by the coding sequence ATGCTCGACCCTGAGGAGACCTTGAAGGAGCTCATGAAAATCCTGGAGGAACTGAGCTCTCGCGCTCCAGAGCAGGTGATACTGATCGAAGGGCAGAAGGACCGGGCCGCCCTCTCCCTTCTCGGCGTGGGCGGCGAGGTGTGGCAGGTGCATGGTCCGAACTCTATCTTCTCCCTTGCCGAACGCCTCGCCACGGAAAGGAAGAGCGCTGTCATCCTCACCGATTGGGACCGGAAAGGGGGGCAGCTGGCGCGGCTGCTGCGCTCCGCCTTGGTCGCCAACGGCGTCCGCTACGACGACAACGTTCGCCGGCGATTGGTCAGGCTGGTCAAGATGGAGATCAAAGACATCGAGAGCCTGCCAGCATTCTTCTCCCGCCTGGTCTCGCTTTCAAACGCTCCTGGCCTCTAG
- a CDS encoding DUF167 family protein, with protein sequence MSRGVLFRETASGLELDVIVSPKSGRSEVEGFDQWRGRLVVKLKAPPEKGEANKELVELLEALLQAKVSVLRGHTSRTKTVLVTGDLERAKKMLEGWHARP encoded by the coding sequence GTGAGCCGTGGAGTCTTGTTCCGGGAGACCGCTTCCGGTCTAGAGCTGGACGTCATCGTCTCTCCCAAGTCGGGCCGTTCAGAGGTGGAGGGCTTCGATCAGTGGCGCGGCCGACTGGTCGTCAAGCTCAAGGCCCCTCCCGAGAAAGGGGAGGCGAACAAGGAGCTAGTTGAACTGCTGGAGGCATTGCTCCAGGCGAAGGTCTCCGTGTTGCGAGGTCATACCTCGCGAACGAAGACCGTCCTTGTCACCGGGGACCTGGAGCGCGCGAAGAAGATGCTGGAGGGGTGGCATGCTCGACCCTGA
- a CDS encoding ribbon-helix-helix domain-containing protein: protein MVRQREKLTVTVPQELIDWLDEMVKKRVFASRSHGVELCIMEYRERHG, encoded by the coding sequence ATGGTTAGGCAAAGGGAGAAGCTGACCGTCACGGTTCCACAGGAGCTAATCGATTGGCTGGATGAGATGGTGAAGAAGAGGGTATTCGCAAGCAGATCCCACGGGGTGGAGCTCTGTATCATGGAGTACAGGGAGAGGCACGGCTAG